A window of Hymenobacter aerilatus contains these coding sequences:
- a CDS encoding outer membrane beta-barrel protein has protein sequence MRHYVGRLLVKRFLASLFVLGWVASVPQVHAQTAPTLMGLVRDASGQPLEYATVTLHRAADSVAVKTEFCDAQGRFALPAALAGNYLISAALVGYNRVWSEPVTAIGQSQTLSPLVLQASAAATLHEVKVEARRPLYEREADRTIVNVEGSTLSAGATSLDVLGRAPGVTVDGADNLSLRGRQGLLVLIDGKRVPLSGTELADYLRALPAEQLASIELLSNPPAKFDAQGGAGIIAIRLKKDQRLGTNGTANISYGRGRYGKFTTGLALNHRRKNLNVFGNYTYTDRRNFLDLDFYRQFTSNDNAWLGSSEQFNRTTSHLQSHSWKAGLDYNLSDRTLLGVSVSGLLSEAPSFGDNQTFIYGETSDSRYRLTGQYRSTTDQMVQRPNLAGNLNLRHVFADSTNAPELTADLDVARYTTDRLLALTTVYELPDAPTSVLHGDQQNYVTIQSAKVDYSRLLPYRTRLETGAKVTYISSDNDAVFTNTVEEQTTLDTEKTNRFRYNENVNAAYISLQRATARTTTQLGLRAEQTNTLSRQSVGNERYEWHYFQLFPNLSVKRTLSEQHALALSLSRRLDRPSYGQLNPLRVYFDATSYQSGNPALRPQTSYDLELTHTFHEKYTSTLGYARTSNLIQNVVQPAPEGGRTVVNQFTNLGKLHFFSLTLTAPVEISRSWTMYNNLVLFYGRYLGSLAGTALDRGRPAFTFNTNQSFSFGRGWSADVTGLYQSREVAAFEVVRRRGQVTAGVQKSLWDKQATLRLNVSDVFYTTPIRSTSTYDNFRETFYNRFDSRVATLAFTYRFGGSKVTAARKRTVGADAELRRTGGF, from the coding sequence GGAGTATGCCACCGTGACGCTGCACCGCGCCGCCGACTCGGTGGCCGTTAAGACTGAGTTCTGCGATGCGCAGGGGCGCTTTGCCCTACCCGCGGCACTTGCGGGGAACTACCTGATTTCGGCGGCCCTTGTAGGATACAACCGCGTATGGAGCGAACCGGTGACTGCAATCGGGCAGTCTCAGACCCTAAGCCCGCTCGTGCTCCAGGCCAGCGCGGCCGCCACCTTGCATGAGGTGAAAGTAGAAGCGCGCCGCCCTCTGTATGAGCGCGAGGCCGACCGCACCATTGTGAATGTGGAGGGTAGCACGCTGAGTGCCGGCGCTACCTCGCTGGATGTGCTGGGCCGTGCCCCCGGCGTGACGGTAGATGGCGCCGACAACCTCTCGTTGCGTGGTCGCCAGGGCTTGCTAGTACTTATCGATGGCAAGCGTGTGCCCCTGAGCGGCACCGAGCTGGCTGACTACCTGCGCGCCCTACCCGCCGAGCAGCTTGCCAGTATTGAGTTGCTGAGCAATCCGCCCGCTAAGTTTGATGCGCAGGGTGGCGCCGGCATTATTGCCATTCGCCTGAAAAAGGACCAGCGCTTGGGTACCAACGGCACTGCCAACATCAGTTACGGGCGTGGGCGCTACGGTAAGTTTACCACGGGCCTTGCCCTGAACCACCGGCGCAAAAACCTCAATGTATTTGGAAACTACACCTACACCGACCGGCGTAATTTCCTGGACTTGGACTTTTACCGCCAGTTTACCAGCAACGACAACGCGTGGTTGGGTTCTAGTGAGCAGTTCAACCGCACTACCAGCCATTTGCAGTCGCATAGCTGGAAAGCAGGGTTAGACTACAATCTATCGGATCGTACCTTGCTAGGTGTAAGCGTGAGCGGGCTACTGAGCGAGGCGCCTAGCTTTGGTGATAACCAAACGTTTATTTATGGTGAAACCTCTGATTCCCGCTATCGCTTGACCGGCCAGTACCGCTCTACCACCGACCAGATGGTACAACGCCCTAACCTCGCTGGCAACCTCAACCTACGCCACGTATTTGCTGACTCTACCAACGCCCCGGAACTAACCGCCGACCTGGACGTAGCCCGCTACACCACCGACCGCCTACTGGCCCTGACAACCGTGTACGAGTTGCCCGATGCTCCTACCAGCGTACTGCACGGCGACCAGCAAAACTACGTTACCATTCAGTCGGCGAAGGTTGATTACAGCCGCCTCCTACCCTACCGCACCCGTCTAGAAACCGGTGCCAAGGTCACCTACATCAGCTCCGACAACGATGCCGTATTTACGAATACGGTAGAGGAGCAAACTACTCTGGATACTGAAAAAACCAACCGCTTCCGCTACAACGAAAACGTGAATGCGGCTTATATTAGTTTGCAGCGCGCTACAGCGCGCACTACTACCCAGTTGGGCCTGCGAGCTGAGCAGACGAATACGCTGAGCCGGCAGTCGGTGGGCAACGAGCGGTACGAGTGGCACTACTTTCAGCTGTTCCCAAACCTGTCGGTGAAGCGGACGCTCTCGGAGCAGCACGCGCTGGCCCTCTCGCTCAGCCGCCGCCTCGACCGCCCCAGCTACGGGCAGCTCAACCCGCTACGCGTGTACTTTGATGCTACGTCGTACCAGTCGGGCAACCCGGCGTTGCGGCCCCAGACCAGCTACGACCTGGAGCTGACGCATACCTTTCACGAGAAGTATACCAGTACCCTGGGATACGCCCGCACCAGCAATCTGATTCAGAATGTAGTGCAGCCTGCCCCCGAAGGCGGCCGCACAGTGGTGAACCAGTTTACTAACTTAGGCAAGCTGCACTTCTTCTCGCTTACGCTCACGGCCCCCGTAGAAATCAGCAGGAGCTGGACCATGTACAACAACTTGGTGCTATTCTATGGCCGTTACTTAGGCAGTCTGGCCGGCACCGCCCTCGACCGGGGCCGCCCGGCCTTCACGTTCAACACCAACCAGAGCTTCAGTTTTGGGCGCGGCTGGTCGGCAGATGTAACGGGCCTGTACCAGTCGCGGGAGGTAGCGGCGTTCGAGGTAGTGCGCCGACGCGGGCAGGTCACGGCTGGCGTGCAGAAGTCTCTGTGGGACAAACAGGCCACGTTGCGCCTGAATGTGTCGGACGTTTTCTACACCACGCCCATCCGCTCTACCTCCACCTACGACAACTTTCGGGAAACCTTCTACAACCGTTTTGACAGTCGCGTCGCTACCCTGGCTTTTACGTACCGCTTTGGGGGTAGCAAAGTCACGGCCGCCCGCAAACGTACGGTAGGGGCCGACGCGGAACTGCGCCGCACAGGAGGCTTCTAA
- a CDS encoding bestrophin family protein, producing MLLDTKLPVGYILKRIWPDVIRVLIISVSFQLLKYFLGDYLPQIPLQLPTILGSLISLLLAFNLNQSYDRWWEARKMWGAIVNDSRMLVLQILHFVPNDLLRSPTLGSPLHAFAYRQIAWCYSLGQSLRGLDALEGLDTFLSEQDLAYLRKHSNKPVGILALHTAHTKELYQKEIINAFQQVQLDNTVVRYTESMGGAERIKNTVFPASYRQLIYLLIYLFLITLSLGLVETIGFWEIPMLMTIAVAFLLLERTARYLQDPFSNKPTDTPMTAVARTIEINLRQLLEEHKDDIPTPVVSNTFYLM from the coding sequence ATGCTCCTCGACACCAAATTGCCCGTTGGCTATATCCTCAAGCGCATATGGCCCGATGTCATTCGGGTGCTGATTATTTCCGTTTCTTTTCAGCTCCTGAAGTATTTTCTCGGCGACTATCTCCCCCAGATTCCACTGCAACTGCCTACCATTCTGGGCAGCTTGATTTCGCTGCTGCTGGCCTTCAATCTCAACCAGTCGTACGACCGGTGGTGGGAGGCACGCAAGATGTGGGGCGCCATCGTGAACGACTCGCGGATGCTGGTGCTGCAGATCCTGCACTTCGTGCCCAACGACTTACTGCGCAGCCCTACCCTTGGCTCACCCCTACACGCCTTTGCCTATCGCCAGATAGCCTGGTGCTACAGTCTGGGGCAGTCTTTGCGCGGCCTGGATGCATTGGAGGGTCTCGATACGTTTCTCTCGGAGCAGGATCTGGCTTACCTGCGAAAACACAGTAACAAACCTGTCGGAATTTTGGCTTTGCACACAGCGCACACCAAAGAACTCTATCAAAAGGAAATAATCAATGCTTTCCAGCAAGTGCAGCTCGACAATACCGTAGTGCGCTACACCGAGTCGATGGGCGGCGCCGAACGAATCAAAAACACCGTATTCCCGGCCAGCTACCGCCAGTTGATCTACCTTCTGATTTATCTATTTCTGATTACGCTGTCATTGGGTCTGGTGGAAACCATAGGTTTTTGGGAAATTCCTATGCTAATGACCATTGCAGTTGCCTTTCTGCTGCTCGAGCGCACGGCCCGTTATCTGCAGGATCCTTTCAGCAACAAACCCACCGACACGCCCATGACAGCCGTAGCCCGCACCATTGAAATCAATCTACGACAACTGCTGGAAGAGCACAAAGACGATATTCCCACGCCAGTAGTCTCAAACACGTTTTATCTGATGTAA
- a CDS encoding SusC/RagA family TonB-linked outer membrane protein: protein MKKTLLLSFVLMLALLTQAWAQNRTVTGRVTDVTTGEALPGVTVRLKGTATAAPTDATGSYSIDVPAGEATLVFTFIGYINKEVSVGNQSALNVALTGDTQNLDEVVVVAYGTADPATYTGSVAKIGAEKLSQRPVTNVTNAIAGQAAGVQVAGGSGQPGDGPDIRIRGFSSVNYSNSPLYVVDGVPYTAGLSNLNTEDIASISILKDAASTALYGSRATNGVVMITTKRGKKDRVQVNVRALQGVSSRAIPEYSRVNAQQYYPMMWEAYRNSLVSGTVTREQANQRATNTIKSLLGYNPFNVPDNQIVGTDGTLNPNAQLLWGDDLNWEKALSRTGSRSDYTASFNGGSEKSDYYVSLGYLNEKGYVIKSDFERFSGRLNVNTNLTKWFKAGANINYTLTNSNQANTGSATGFVNPFFFSRGIGPIYPVHQHDPTTGAYVLDANGQKIYDIGGSSPTMTRPVYPGRHIVAETEWNNYLYRRNVLGGRTYGEITFLKDFKFTGNFAIDITNYEEQTYENTVVGDGAPAGRAGRTIYNLTSYTANQLLNYNKTFGGVHTVEALVGHENYSRNYDYLTGSKSGEVVPNNTELQNFNTINNFNTYLQEHRIESFFGRANYTFDDRYTVSGSYRRDGSSRFYKDVRWGSFWSVGGSWRLDKEKFFTMPTWADMVKLRASYGQVGNENLNNSDGNNFYAWQALYTLGQNNAAEPGFSQATLGNRNLVWEKNNSFDAGLEFALFQNRLNGSIEYFNRTSKDLLFEVQLPLSSGVANRIENVGAMYNRGIELRLAGDIIKTSTFNWNLDVNWTTYKNEITRLPYEELVSGTKKLKKGRSLQEFWLREYYGVDPDNGDALYRAISYNESNSKIIGGDTVTSSANNARYHYAGTAIPKFSGGITNTFTYKGFTLSALLTYSVGGKFYDSQYASLMNHGSYGDAMHTDMLNRWQNPGDITNVPRMQVGNTVNLAAASDRWLTDASYLNFRSVSLGYNLPAPLMTRLKLRNVNIFATGENLALITKRKGMNVAQAFSGTTSAVYLPARVLSLGMNLSL from the coding sequence ATGAAGAAAACACTACTTCTCAGCTTTGTTTTGATGCTGGCGCTGCTAACGCAGGCGTGGGCACAGAACAGAACTGTAACAGGACGAGTGACGGACGTTACCACTGGCGAAGCGTTGCCGGGCGTAACCGTTCGCCTCAAAGGCACAGCCACAGCGGCCCCTACGGATGCAACTGGCAGCTACAGCATTGATGTTCCAGCCGGCGAAGCAACGCTGGTATTCACCTTCATTGGCTATATCAATAAAGAAGTTTCGGTTGGCAACCAATCTGCGCTGAATGTAGCGCTGACTGGCGACACCCAGAACCTGGATGAAGTAGTAGTGGTAGCATACGGTACGGCCGACCCTGCTACGTATACCGGTTCCGTGGCTAAAATCGGAGCCGAGAAACTGTCGCAGCGTCCCGTAACGAACGTTACGAACGCCATTGCCGGCCAAGCTGCAGGTGTACAGGTTGCTGGTGGCTCCGGTCAGCCAGGAGATGGTCCCGATATCCGTATTCGAGGCTTTAGCTCTGTGAACTACTCAAATTCTCCGCTATATGTAGTAGATGGGGTGCCCTACACGGCAGGACTGTCTAATTTAAATACGGAAGACATTGCGAGCATCTCTATTTTGAAAGATGCCGCCTCCACTGCTCTTTATGGCTCGCGCGCTACGAACGGGGTAGTAATGATTACCACCAAGCGCGGCAAGAAAGACCGAGTACAGGTGAACGTGCGGGCATTGCAAGGCGTTTCTTCTCGGGCAATTCCGGAGTACAGCCGCGTGAATGCGCAGCAGTATTACCCCATGATGTGGGAAGCTTACCGCAACAGCCTTGTTAGTGGAACTGTTACCCGCGAGCAGGCCAATCAGCGCGCTACCAACACGATCAAAAGCCTGCTGGGCTACAACCCCTTCAATGTGCCCGACAACCAGATTGTAGGCACAGATGGCACTCTGAACCCCAACGCACAGCTGCTGTGGGGTGATGATCTGAACTGGGAAAAAGCGCTGAGCCGGACCGGCTCCCGCTCTGACTACACGGCCAGCTTCAACGGCGGCTCGGAGAAAAGCGACTACTACGTTTCGCTGGGCTACCTGAACGAGAAAGGCTACGTGATCAAGTCGGACTTCGAGCGTTTTTCCGGCCGTCTGAACGTGAATACCAACCTAACCAAATGGTTCAAGGCTGGCGCAAACATAAATTACACGCTCACCAACTCCAACCAGGCTAACACCGGCAGTGCTACGGGCTTTGTAAATCCGTTCTTCTTCAGCCGCGGCATTGGTCCCATCTACCCTGTGCACCAGCACGACCCCACAACGGGAGCGTATGTATTGGATGCCAATGGCCAAAAAATATATGACATCGGCGGCTCCTCTCCTACCATGACCCGTCCGGTGTATCCTGGCCGTCATATCGTAGCTGAAACCGAGTGGAACAACTACCTCTACCGTCGCAATGTACTGGGTGGTAGAACCTACGGGGAAATCACCTTCCTGAAAGACTTCAAATTCACGGGCAACTTTGCGATAGATATTACCAACTACGAGGAGCAGACCTACGAAAATACGGTAGTAGGCGACGGTGCCCCCGCTGGCCGCGCTGGTCGGACGATCTACAACCTGACGAGCTACACTGCCAACCAGCTGCTGAACTATAACAAGACGTTTGGCGGAGTACACACCGTGGAAGCACTGGTGGGCCACGAGAACTACAGCCGAAACTATGACTATCTAACTGGTTCTAAATCGGGTGAGGTAGTGCCGAATAACACGGAGCTGCAGAACTTCAACACCATCAACAACTTCAATACCTACCTGCAGGAGCACCGGATTGAGTCCTTCTTTGGTCGGGCAAACTATACATTTGATGACCGCTATACAGTATCTGGTTCGTACCGGCGGGACGGTTCCTCACGTTTTTATAAGGATGTACGTTGGGGTAGCTTCTGGTCTGTAGGCGGCTCCTGGCGTCTAGACAAGGAGAAGTTTTTCACGATGCCTACTTGGGCTGACATGGTGAAGCTACGCGCTTCTTATGGACAGGTAGGAAACGAAAACCTGAATAATTCAGACGGGAATAACTTCTACGCTTGGCAGGCGCTCTATACTCTGGGTCAGAACAACGCCGCAGAACCAGGCTTCTCGCAAGCAACTCTAGGCAACAGAAACCTAGTGTGGGAAAAGAACAACAGCTTCGATGCCGGGCTTGAGTTTGCTTTGTTCCAGAACCGCTTGAATGGCTCGATTGAGTATTTCAACCGGACATCGAAAGACCTGTTGTTTGAAGTGCAGTTGCCACTTTCCAGTGGGGTAGCCAACCGCATCGAGAACGTAGGAGCAATGTATAACCGAGGTATTGAGCTTCGCCTAGCCGGAGACATCATTAAAACCAGTACCTTCAACTGGAATCTGGATGTAAACTGGACCACCTATAAAAACGAGATTACGCGCCTACCCTATGAAGAGCTGGTATCGGGTACCAAGAAGCTGAAAAAAGGCCGGAGCCTGCAGGAATTCTGGCTGCGTGAATACTACGGTGTTGACCCGGATAATGGCGACGCGCTGTACCGCGCTATCTCGTATAACGAGAGCAACAGCAAAATCATTGGTGGCGATACTGTGACCTCAAGCGCCAACAATGCCCGCTACCACTACGCTGGCACGGCCATTCCAAAGTTCTCGGGTGGTATCACCAATACGTTCACATACAAAGGCTTCACTCTGTCGGCCCTGCTGACCTACTCCGTAGGTGGCAAGTTCTACGATAGCCAGTACGCCAGTTTGATGAACCATGGCAGCTACGGTGATGCCATGCACACAGACATGCTGAACCGCTGGCAGAACCCTGGTGACATCACTAATGTGCCTCGCATGCAAGTGGGCAACACCGTGAACTTAGCTGCGGCTTCAGATCGTTGGCTAACCGATGCCTCCTACCTCAATTTCCGGTCAGTGTCGTTGGGCTACAACCTGCCTGCCCCCCTTATGACCCGCCTCAAGCTGCGTAACGTGAACATTTTCGCTACCGGCGAGAACTTGGCGCTGATTACCAAGCGCAAAGGCATGAACGTGGCGCAGGCTTTCTCCGGTACTACGTCGGCCGTGTACCTGCCCGCCCGTGTACTTTCGCTGGGGATGAACCTCTCTTTGTAG
- a CDS encoding RagB/SusD family nutrient uptake outer membrane protein, whose product MKKTIYSAFLASALVFSSCDKDYLDTAPTSAVTEEDVLTNTKNAMAALNGIHRILYLQHNSSQNQGGEGSMKIMMDALGEDWVQTLGTSWWASEHNWISHRNAASTSSYNHAWYYFYYRIISNANMLINGLENATGPEADKKMVIGEALVYRAWAHFQLVQVFGERYDASKDNTQLGVPLMTTNTTEGQPRATVKDVYAQVNKDLDDAITTLTGLGARPAKSHFNAAVAKGIKARVALAQQNWADAAKFAQEAIQQSGATLMSRTQYTSGFNNVDNPEWIWGSKMQADQTNYFYSFFAYMSANFNSTAIRQNPKKINSVLYDQLPTTDVRRQLWDPAGTSIPAPANGVKAKYGQKKFLVADPSLSIGDVPHMRLAELYLILAEAQARQNNAAAAATLFTLVSARDPQYVRSTKTGQALVDEILTQRRVELWGEGFRFLDLKRTNSPLNRTGANHLEQFAWAIRVGNLRVEPGAKEWQFLFPQSEINVNKAIVQNPL is encoded by the coding sequence ATGAAAAAGACGATATATAGCGCTTTCTTAGCTAGCGCCTTAGTGTTTTCCTCCTGCGATAAGGATTATCTAGATACGGCACCTACTAGTGCCGTAACCGAGGAAGACGTTCTTACCAATACGAAGAACGCTATGGCGGCCTTGAACGGTATCCACCGGATACTGTATTTGCAGCATAACAGCAGCCAAAACCAGGGCGGAGAAGGGTCGATGAAAATTATGATGGATGCCCTAGGAGAAGACTGGGTGCAGACATTGGGTACCAGCTGGTGGGCTTCTGAGCACAACTGGATTTCGCACCGCAATGCGGCCTCGACATCTTCTTACAACCATGCCTGGTACTATTTCTATTACCGCATCATCTCCAATGCTAACATGCTCATCAACGGGCTGGAGAATGCAACCGGACCCGAAGCGGACAAGAAAATGGTGATTGGTGAGGCCTTGGTATACCGTGCCTGGGCGCACTTCCAACTGGTGCAAGTGTTTGGGGAACGGTACGATGCCAGCAAGGACAATACCCAGCTAGGCGTGCCGCTAATGACTACGAACACCACAGAGGGCCAGCCCCGAGCCACTGTGAAAGATGTGTACGCCCAGGTGAACAAGGATCTGGACGATGCTATCACGACGCTGACCGGCCTGGGTGCTCGCCCTGCCAAATCCCACTTCAATGCAGCCGTAGCCAAAGGCATCAAAGCCCGGGTAGCCCTGGCGCAGCAAAACTGGGCGGATGCCGCGAAGTTTGCGCAGGAAGCCATTCAGCAGAGCGGCGCCACCCTGATGAGCCGGACGCAGTACACGAGCGGCTTCAACAATGTGGATAACCCGGAGTGGATATGGGGTAGCAAGATGCAGGCCGACCAGACCAACTACTTCTACTCGTTCTTCGCCTACATGTCGGCCAACTTTAACTCGACCGCTATCCGGCAGAATCCAAAGAAAATCAACTCGGTTCTCTACGACCAGCTGCCCACTACCGACGTTCGCCGGCAGTTGTGGGACCCAGCGGGTACCAGTATTCCGGCTCCTGCCAACGGTGTGAAAGCAAAGTATGGCCAGAAGAAGTTTCTGGTAGCTGATCCCAGCCTGAGCATCGGCGACGTACCACACATGCGTTTGGCTGAGTTGTACCTGATCTTGGCAGAGGCGCAAGCCCGGCAGAACAATGCCGCTGCTGCCGCTACCCTGTTCACGCTTGTGAGTGCCCGCGACCCACAATACGTGCGCTCTACCAAGACGGGCCAGGCGCTGGTAGACGAAATTCTTACCCAACGCCGGGTAGAGCTGTGGGGCGAAGGTTTCCGCTTCCTGGACCTCAAGCGCACCAACAGCCCACTAAACCGGACAGGCGCAAACCACCTCGAGCAGTTTGCCTGGGCAATTCGCGTAGGCAACCTCAGAGTGGAGCCCGGCGCGAAGGAATGGCAGTTCCTGTTCCCGCAGTCTGAAATCAACGTAAACAAAGCCATTGTGCAGAACCCACTGTAG
- a CDS encoding TlpA disulfide reductase family protein has product MRNSFMKISLLACLCACAKEKPANEIIVEGNIKNMPDGKVYLADAYQYDILLDSTECKDGHFIFKLKPDSAFTPSMVSIHYTNDIPYDSTDREQYYKRLGYRMLAFYNYTKGADSLKYYHTAFFLEKGRTKLGGDLQGDKIRVYGSKETSLMYSLNRADFGWLGNSEGEKRAARIKFFTNKIRANPYSYYLIKEIYNAKEQYSEQELREILALFTPDVQASAFGAKVKQYLANRVDPDQPYPNMSFAKPDKQQGWMMDNGAKVNMLVFWASWCGPCRQEIPQLKELYTEYKDRGVNLVSVSIDEQPESWQKALGQEQMGWQQLIVDKEQIESVQQKFNFSAIPLVILADSRGKEIRRFVGYAENNPQLYRAALNDKVGAK; this is encoded by the coding sequence ATGAGAAATTCGTTTATGAAAATTAGCCTGCTCGCTTGCTTGTGTGCTTGCGCCAAAGAAAAACCTGCTAACGAAATTATCGTCGAAGGCAATATCAAGAACATGCCGGATGGTAAAGTATACTTAGCCGACGCCTACCAATACGACATTTTGCTTGATTCGACGGAGTGCAAGGATGGGCACTTTATTTTTAAGTTGAAACCGGATTCTGCATTCACGCCTAGTATGGTATCTATTCATTACACCAACGATATACCATATGACTCCACAGATAGGGAGCAGTATTACAAAAGGCTAGGGTATCGGATGCTAGCGTTTTATAACTACACAAAAGGCGCGGATAGCTTAAAATACTACCACACAGCCTTTTTCTTAGAAAAAGGGCGTACAAAATTAGGAGGTGATCTGCAAGGTGATAAAATAAGGGTATATGGTAGTAAAGAAACCAGCCTTATGTACAGTCTGAATAGGGCAGATTTTGGTTGGTTAGGTAACAGTGAAGGAGAAAAACGGGCAGCTAGAATCAAGTTTTTTACAAATAAAATCAGAGCGAACCCTTACTCTTACTACCTTATAAAGGAGATATATAACGCGAAAGAACAATATTCCGAGCAGGAGCTACGCGAGATTCTAGCGCTGTTCACCCCAGACGTGCAGGCATCCGCTTTTGGTGCGAAAGTCAAACAATATCTAGCAAATAGGGTAGATCCGGATCAGCCCTACCCCAATATGTCCTTTGCGAAACCTGACAAGCAGCAAGGATGGATGATGGACAACGGTGCCAAGGTAAACATGCTCGTGTTTTGGGCCAGCTGGTGCGGCCCGTGCCGCCAAGAGATACCCCAGTTGAAAGAACTCTACACCGAGTATAAAGACCGAGGTGTGAACTTGGTTAGTGTTTCCATCGATGAGCAACCAGAAAGCTGGCAGAAGGCGTTGGGCCAGGAGCAGATGGGATGGCAGCAACTCATCGTCGACAAAGAGCAGATCGAATCGGTGCAGCAAAAATTCAATTTCAGCGCTATTCCTCTAGTTATTCTAGCTGACAGTAGGGGTAAAGAGATACGAAGATTTGTGGGATACGCGGAGAACAATCCGCAGCTATACCGGGCCGCACTGAACGATAAGGTAGGAGCTAAGTAA
- the porX gene encoding T9SS response regulator signal transducer PorX: MQYSILWADDEIDLLKPHILFLKEKGYDVTGVNSGADAIEEIQEKTYDLVFLDENMPGLTGLETLTEIKAIKPTVPVVMITKSEEEHIMEEAIGSKIADYLIKPVNPNQILLSVKKVLDNKRLVSEKTNSSYQRDFRQLGMQLGDRLSPSEWADVYKKLAYWELEIDETEGKSMADVFNMQKDEANTYFGRFITENYEDWVNGDDEDAPLMSHQLFKERVFPLLKETGDTPVYFVLIDNLRYDQWKILEPIIADLFTVDSEEMYYSILPTTTAYARNAIFSGMMPGEIQKKYPNLWVNDDDDEGKNLHEAEFMEINFQRANQKHKHSYNKVTNLQAGKDLLGKMANLHNNYKLNVIVYNFVDMLSHARTDMAMIRELAADESAYRSITRSWFLHSPLYEMLQTIAEKKGKLIITTDHGTIRVKRPYKIVGDRNTNTNLRYKHGKNLGFDDSRDVYVVRKPERIFLPRENVSTAYVFTVGDYFFAYPNNYNYYVNYYKDTFQHGGISLEECIIPYITLTAKG; the protein is encoded by the coding sequence ATGCAATACTCTATTCTCTGGGCCGACGACGAAATCGACTTGCTCAAACCCCACATTCTCTTTCTTAAGGAAAAAGGCTACGACGTGACCGGCGTGAATTCCGGTGCGGATGCCATTGAGGAAATCCAGGAGAAAACCTACGATCTAGTATTTTTGGATGAGAATATGCCCGGCCTCACCGGCCTCGAAACCCTCACCGAAATCAAGGCGATAAAGCCGACCGTGCCGGTAGTGATGATTACCAAGAGCGAGGAGGAGCATATTATGGAAGAGGCCATCGGCAGCAAGATTGCCGATTACCTTATCAAGCCCGTGAACCCCAACCAGATTTTGCTGTCGGTGAAGAAGGTGCTGGATAATAAGCGCCTAGTGTCGGAGAAAACGAACAGCAGCTACCAGCGTGATTTCCGCCAGCTGGGCATGCAGCTTGGCGACCGGCTCTCGCCCTCGGAATGGGCCGATGTATATAAGAAATTGGCATATTGGGAGTTGGAGATTGACGAGACGGAAGGCAAGAGCATGGCCGATGTGTTCAACATGCAGAAGGACGAGGCTAACACGTACTTCGGCCGCTTCATCACCGAGAACTACGAGGATTGGGTGAACGGCGACGATGAGGACGCCCCGCTCATGTCGCACCAGCTCTTCAAGGAGCGCGTGTTTCCGCTGCTAAAGGAAACCGGCGATACGCCCGTATACTTTGTGCTCATCGACAACCTGCGCTACGACCAGTGGAAGATTCTGGAGCCCATCATAGCCGATTTGTTCACCGTGGATTCGGAGGAGATGTACTATTCCATCCTCCCCACCACCACGGCCTACGCACGCAACGCCATCTTCTCGGGCATGATGCCGGGTGAGATTCAGAAGAAATACCCCAACCTGTGGGTGAACGACGACGACGACGAGGGCAAAAACCTGCACGAGGCGGAGTTCATGGAAATCAACTTCCAGCGCGCCAACCAGAAGCACAAGCACAGCTACAACAAGGTAACCAACTTGCAGGCCGGCAAGGACTTGTTGGGCAAAATGGCTAACCTGCACAACAACTACAAGCTCAACGTCATCGTCTACAACTTCGTGGACATGCTCTCCCACGCCCGCACCGACATGGCCATGATTCGGGAGCTGGCCGCCGACGAGTCGGCGTACCGGAGCATTACCCGCTCGTGGTTTCTGCACTCGCCGCTGTATGAGATGCTGCAAACCATTGCCGAGAAAAAGGGCAAGCTCATCATCACCACCGACCATGGCACCATCCGCGTGAAGCGCCCCTACAAGATTGTGGGCGACCGGAATACGAACACCAACCTGCGCTATAAGCACGGCAAAAACCTGGGCTTCGACGATTCCCGCGACGTATACGTGGTGCGCAAGCCCGAGCGCATTTTCCTACCCCGCGAAAACGTGAGCACTGCCTACGTCTTCACTGTGGGCGACTACTTCTTCGCCTACCCCAACAACTACAACTACTACGTGAATTACTACAAGGACACATTCCAGCACGGGGGCATCTCGCTGGAGGAGTGTATCATCCCCTACATCACCCTCACAGCGAAAGGGTAG